One genomic region from Estrella lausannensis encodes:
- the lpxC gene encoding UDP-3-O-acyl-N-acetylglucosamine deacetylase has translation MIEAITIQKSAQPQRTLKKEVHFSGIGIHTGRLVSIRFVPAAAGKGIVFKRVDLPGQPEIPALVEYAAETARSTSIGLDSIRIHTVEHVLAAIHANRIHNLTIELTNIEPPVGNGSSDVFVEMIEQAGIEELDSPEFCLSVQQPIYHSEKDIHVVALPGSGFKVSYTLDYPETPAIKSQYRSFDITAESFKKEIASCRTFALYEEVATLMDRGLIKGGSLDNAVMIKGDAIFSKGGLFFPDEMVRHKILDLIGDLTLVGYPINAHIIAIRSGHAANVALAKKLIGSLREVQSGISR, from the coding sequence ATGATAGAAGCGATCACGATCCAAAAATCGGCACAGCCTCAGCGCACTCTTAAAAAAGAGGTGCACTTTTCCGGGATCGGAATTCACACAGGAAGGCTAGTCTCCATACGATTCGTCCCCGCCGCTGCTGGGAAAGGAATTGTGTTTAAAAGAGTTGACTTGCCGGGACAGCCCGAGATACCGGCGCTCGTTGAATATGCTGCCGAAACTGCGCGTAGCACTTCCATCGGCTTGGATTCCATCCGCATTCACACGGTAGAGCATGTTTTGGCGGCGATCCACGCCAACAGGATTCATAATCTCACGATTGAGCTGACCAATATCGAACCTCCTGTAGGCAACGGCAGCTCCGATGTGTTTGTCGAGATGATCGAGCAGGCGGGAATTGAGGAGTTGGACAGTCCTGAATTTTGCCTATCAGTCCAACAACCGATCTATCACTCGGAAAAAGATATTCACGTAGTGGCGCTTCCGGGCTCCGGATTCAAGGTGAGCTATACTCTCGATTACCCTGAGACACCTGCGATCAAGTCCCAGTATCGCTCATTCGATATTACTGCCGAATCCTTCAAAAAGGAGATCGCTTCCTGCCGCACATTCGCTTTGTATGAGGAAGTGGCGACGTTAATGGATAGGGGGCTTATCAAGGGCGGAAGCCTGGATAATGCCGTCATGATTAAAGGAGATGCCATTTTCAGCAAGGGAGGGCTTTTTTTTCCGGACGAGATGGTAAGGCATAAAATTTTAGATCTGATAGGCGATTTGACGTTGGTGGGGTATCCGATCAACGCCCACATTATTGCCATCCGTTCGGGGCACGCAGCTAATGTGGCTCTGGCTAAAAAATTAATAGGTTCCCTGCGAGAGGTTCAAAGCGGGATCAGCCGATAG
- the fabZ gene encoding 3-hydroxyacyl-ACP dehydratase FabZ, with protein sequence MSQFSMPMSIKDIAKVLPHRYPFLLIDRIIRCDLEKGEVEAIKNLTINEAFFQGHFPGAPIMPGVLILEALAQAGGVLVYQRANPDVPKIAVLLNINGAKFRSPAKPGDQLRLVCKGLHFSGKGGKVQATAYVEDKIAVEAEIGFALVEEKLI encoded by the coding sequence ATGAGTCAGTTTTCGATGCCCATGAGTATAAAAGATATCGCGAAAGTTTTGCCGCATCGGTATCCGTTTCTTCTGATCGATCGTATCATCCGCTGCGACCTTGAAAAAGGAGAGGTGGAAGCGATTAAGAATCTCACCATTAACGAAGCTTTTTTTCAGGGGCATTTCCCGGGAGCGCCGATCATGCCTGGGGTTTTGATTCTCGAAGCTTTAGCGCAAGCGGGTGGAGTCTTAGTTTACCAGCGTGCCAACCCCGATGTGCCGAAGATTGCGGTGCTGCTCAATATCAACGGTGCTAAATTCAGGAGCCCGGCAAAGCCCGGAGATCAACTGAGGCTTGTTTGCAAAGGGTTGCATTTTAGCGGTAAAGGCGGCAAGGTTCAGGCGACCGCATATGTCGAAGATAAAATCGCCGTTGAAGCCGAAATCGGCTTCGCCTTAGTCGAAGAGAAACTGATATAA
- the lpxA gene encoding acyl-ACP--UDP-N-acetylglucosamine O-acyltransferase — protein sequence MSQRNIHPTAIIEPGAILGQGVTIEPYAIIKENVVLRDNVTIKAHVYIDGHTTIGEGTTIYPSASIGTKTQDLKFKGEKTFVRIGKHCEIREFVTINSSTQENSVVEVGDNCLLMAYCHVAHNCRVGNRVIMSNGATLAGHVDVGDNAIIGGITPIHQFVSIGRNSMVGGMSRITHDIPPFTLGGGIPFKYGGLNIIGLKRAGYSLQVRQELSRAFKLVFRSRLKLEESLARCEEELEPLDEVVHFIQFCKASKRGLMGQQGITREQGDQLEPQTAMQS from the coding sequence ATGAGTCAACGCAACATTCATCCTACAGCGATCATAGAGCCCGGAGCCATTCTTGGACAGGGTGTCACGATTGAGCCTTATGCTATCATTAAAGAAAATGTGGTTTTAAGGGACAATGTCACAATCAAAGCGCACGTCTATATCGACGGCCATACAACGATTGGAGAGGGGACAACTATCTATCCTTCGGCATCGATTGGAACGAAAACACAGGATCTGAAGTTCAAGGGTGAAAAAACCTTTGTCAGAATCGGTAAACACTGCGAAATCCGCGAGTTCGTTACCATCAACTCCTCGACGCAGGAAAATTCTGTGGTGGAAGTGGGAGATAACTGCCTTTTGATGGCATATTGCCACGTTGCCCACAACTGCCGTGTAGGAAACAGAGTCATCATGAGCAACGGCGCTACCCTTGCGGGACATGTTGATGTCGGTGACAATGCCATTATCGGTGGAATTACACCCATCCATCAGTTTGTCTCCATAGGCCGCAATTCCATGGTGGGCGGCATGAGCCGGATCACGCACGATATTCCGCCATTTACACTGGGCGGAGGGATTCCATTCAAATATGGGGGTCTGAACATCATCGGTCTCAAGAGGGCTGGGTATTCCCTCCAAGTAAGGCAGGAGCTCTCGCGTGCGTTTAAGCTGGTGTTCCGCTCCAGGTTAAAACTCGAAGAGTCGCTTGCCCGCTGTGAAGAAGAGCTTGAACCATTGGATGAGGTCGTTCACTTCATTCAGTTCTGTAAAGCTTCCAAGCGCGGACTGATGGGGCAGCAGGGGATCACCCGAGAGCAGGGAGATCAGTTAGAGCCGCAGACAGCTATGCAATCTTAA
- the fmt gene encoding methionyl-tRNA formyltransferase — protein MRVVFFGTPDIAAFVLRHLQAQGVEVVAVVSKPDKPKGRSMKLQPTPVRVAAEELNLPLLQPEKASDPQFIEALKELKPDLFAVVAYGEIVKQAVLDIPAVAAINMHASLLPEYRGAAPMQRALLDGKEETGVTIMHMVRKMDAGPIIAQEKIPVPSDMNLGQLEKVMGEVGAKLLADVIKQFEMGAPASSEQEESSATLAPKIEGAECRLDFSKSAACLHNLIRALSPEPGAFFFAQIRGEQFVVKVYRSAVIKEEGEPGTVVLPGKGRVLIRCGRNTLEILELQTAGRKRLPAKEWVSGLMGGSFEIISDAL, from the coding sequence GTGCGCGTCGTTTTCTTTGGTACCCCCGATATCGCTGCTTTTGTTTTGCGTCATCTGCAGGCGCAGGGAGTAGAGGTGGTAGCCGTTGTCAGCAAGCCCGATAAGCCGAAAGGCCGTTCGATGAAGCTTCAGCCGACACCTGTCAGGGTAGCTGCTGAAGAGCTTAATTTACCCCTTTTGCAACCGGAAAAAGCGTCAGATCCTCAATTTATAGAAGCTCTTAAAGAGCTGAAGCCCGACCTCTTTGCAGTTGTCGCTTATGGTGAGATTGTCAAGCAAGCAGTGTTGGACATTCCCGCGGTGGCCGCGATCAACATGCATGCCAGCTTGCTGCCGGAATACCGCGGCGCAGCGCCTATGCAGAGAGCTCTTCTGGACGGGAAGGAGGAAACCGGCGTAACCATCATGCATATGGTGAGGAAAATGGATGCCGGACCGATAATTGCCCAAGAGAAAATACCGGTACCCTCCGATATGAACTTAGGTCAATTGGAGAAGGTGATGGGCGAAGTGGGCGCTAAGCTTCTTGCGGATGTGATTAAACAATTCGAAATGGGCGCTCCGGCCTCTTCTGAGCAAGAGGAATCGAGTGCGACGCTGGCTCCCAAAATTGAGGGAGCGGAATGTCGGCTCGACTTTTCCAAGAGTGCAGCATGCCTGCATAATCTGATCCGTGCCCTGAGCCCTGAGCCGGGTGCCTTTTTCTTCGCGCAGATCCGGGGTGAGCAGTTCGTCGTCAAGGTGTACCGCTCTGCTGTGATTAAAGAGGAGGGAGAGCCTGGGACTGTTGTTCTCCCCGGTAAAGGAAGAGTTTTGATCCGCTGCGGGCGCAATACCCTCGAAATTTTAGAGCTCCAGACTGCAGGGCGTAAACGCCTGCCTGCCAAAGAATGGGTTTCCGGCCTTATGGGCGGAAGCTTCGAGATTATCTCCGACGCGCTTTAA
- a CDS encoding SLBB domain-containing protein, which translates to MKTDVDKTLLWKREWTALSVFAAFIMAVIAISYVEEREKSAWLLETDGAAINVYVEGAVDSPGIHRLATGAKLAEVLQEAGVKPEGRVDGWNLARVVADGERIVVKERKMISIVLIYPGGKRKSKAVPKGMRVADLTRHLALEEYVVVWGEKKRKQLREGDEVVLKRIAMQQEVEKEL; encoded by the coding sequence ATGAAAACAGATGTTGATAAAACGCTTCTTTGGAAAAGAGAGTGGACCGCCCTGTCGGTATTTGCTGCATTCATCATGGCAGTGATCGCTATTTCATATGTCGAAGAGAGGGAAAAATCCGCCTGGCTGCTTGAAACAGATGGAGCGGCAATTAATGTTTATGTAGAGGGTGCTGTGGACTCTCCGGGGATTCATCGCTTAGCGACGGGTGCAAAGCTGGCAGAGGTGCTGCAAGAGGCTGGAGTAAAGCCCGAAGGCAGGGTGGATGGCTGGAACTTGGCAAGGGTAGTCGCAGATGGTGAGCGTATCGTTGTTAAAGAGCGTAAAATGATCTCGATCGTTCTGATTTACCCTGGTGGGAAAAGAAAAAGCAAGGCGGTGCCCAAAGGAATGAGAGTGGCTGACCTCACCCGACATCTTGCGCTGGAGGAGTATGTAGTGGTCTGGGGCGAAAAAAAAAGAAAGCAGTTGAGAGAGGGTGATGAGGTCGTGCTTAAGCGGATTGCAATGCAGCAGGAAGTGGAAAAGGAGCTGTAA